TGCGAGGACCGATTGCGCGATGCCCAAAAGGTCGAGAAGGCCCACGATCGCCACGAGCGAGGTGTCCTTAAAGATCGCGATGACCTGGCCGATCAGGGCAGGGATAACGGAGCGAATCGCCTGGGGCAGGATGATGTAGTAGGCGGTCTGGAAGCCGTTGAGTCCCAGCGCCCAGGCGGCCTCGTACTGTCCTTTGGGCACGCCCTGCAACCCCCCGCGGATGTACTCGGCGAGGTACGCGGCGGCGAAGAGCGTGAACCCCGCGATGACCCGCACAAGCTGCGGTGGCCGCCAGGCTTCGGGCACGAAAAGGGGCACCATGATCCAGGCGAGGAACAAAACCGAGACCAAGGGCACGCCCCGCACCGTCTCGATGTAGAGGGTAGCGAGGATGCGGATCGCCGGAAGGCGGCTGGTGCGCCCCAGGGCGAGCAAAAGCCCTAAGGGGAAGCTCAGCACCACGGTGAGCAGCGTGATGAGCAGGGTGAGGAGCAGGCCGCCCCAGAGGTTCGTGTTCACCCCGGAGAGCAGGGCTCCCGCGGCGAAGAGGCCCAAAAGCCACAAAAGCGGCAGGTAGGGCCGCAAGCCCCTAAGCCGCGCGCCGGCCCAGATCGCGCCGGGCAGCGCCGCAGCGGTGGCTACCGCCCAAGCCCAGGTGGCCGGGAAGACCAGGGGCCACAGCAAAACGGCGAGGAGTAAAGCGCCGCCCCAGAAGGCCCGCCAGGCGCGCGGCAATCCCTGCGCGAGTACGCCGTAGCTGAGGCCGCCGAGCACCGTGGTCTCCAACACCACCAGCCAGACCCGCCAGACCGCCTCCGGCGGGAACGGCCCCACCATGAAGAGGCGGAAGTTGTTGGGAATCACGGCCCAGCGGGCTTCGCTCAGCGCCCAGAGCAGCACGGCCTTACCGAGCAGGAAGATCCCTGCCCCGGTGAGCAGGGTGAGGAGGGTGTTCCACCACCCGTTGAAGAGGTTCGTACGCATCCAAGCCCAGGCCCGCATCACCGCACCCCCACGAGCGTCACCCGGCGGTTGTACCAGTTCACGAGCGCGCTGATCGTCAAGCTCATGCTCAGGTACGCGGCCATCACGATGAGGATGCCCTCGAGGCTGCGCCCGGACTGGTTCGCGATCGTGCCGTAAACGTTGAAGAGCTCGGGGTACCCGACCGCGATGGCCAGCGAGGAGTTCTTGGTGAGGTTCAGGTACTGGTTGCCCAAGGGTGGGATGATGATGCGCATGGCCTGCGGCAGGATCACGAGCCGCATGGTCTGCGCGTAGGTGAGGCCGAGGCTCGTCGCCGCTTCCCACTGTCCTTTGGGCAGCGACTGGATCGCCCCGCGCACGATCTCCGCGATGTAGGAGGCCGTGTAGATCACGAGCGCGAGAAGCACCGCGCTAAACTCCGGAGAGAGCGTGAGACCTCCCGTGACCCTAAAGCGGCCCAGCTCCGGCTCGGAGATCGCGAGCGGCCCTCCGCTCACGAGCCACCCCACCCCCCAGGCCAGCACCAGCGCGCCCAAGGCGCTCCAGCGGGCCCAGCCCTGCCTGCGCAACGCGAGGTACACCCCCACGGCGAGGAGCAAACCACCCCACAAAAAGGGCTCAAAGCGGGGCCAGGCGTCCGTAGGGACCGGCCAGGGCAGAAAGATCCCGCGCTGGCTCGCGATCAAGCCGCCGAACCACTCGCTAGCCTGGCGCACCGGGGGGAATTTCAGGATCGCCCCGAAGTACCAGAAGAACATCTGCACCAGTAGGGGCGTGTTGCGCACCAGCTCGACGTAGGCGAAGGCCAAGCGGTTCACCAGCCAGTTGCTGCTCAAGCGGCCGATGCCCACCAGCACCCCCAGGATCGTGGTGAGCACGATCCCGACTAACGCCACGCGCAGCGTGTTGTAGATCCCGGCGAAAAACGCTTGCCAGTACGCGTCGCTAGGCTTGAACGGCCTGAGGACGAGCCGTCCGTCCTCCAGTGCGAGCACCGGCCCTTCGCTGATCGTGAACCCGGCCTCCTGGCCAAGGAAGCTAAAGGTGAACGGGATGCCCCGGGCCACCATGCCGCGGTAGGCCGTGAAGAGGAGGAAGGCGATCAGGCCGAGGGCGAACAGCGCCGCGAGTACCTGAACGACGAGGTTCAGGACGCGCGCGTCTCTCCAGAATGGGATCGTTCTCCGGTTCATCGTTCCTTGTTTAGGGCGGCCCCAGGTGGCTGGGGCCGCCCGCTTGCGTTCGTTAAACCTTACCGGAAGGGCGGGGCGTACAGCAGACCACCGCGGGTCCAAAGCTCGTTCAAGCTCCCCTCGCGCGGGATGTAGAAGGGGCTTTCCGGCCCGAGGTGGCGGTCGTAGATCTCGCCGTAGTTCCCCACGTGCCGCAGGA
This region of Marinithermus hydrothermalis DSM 14884 genomic DNA includes:
- a CDS encoding amino acid ABC transporter permease, which translates into the protein MRAWAWMRTNLFNGWWNTLLTLLTGAGIFLLGKAVLLWALSEARWAVIPNNFRLFMVGPFPPEAVWRVWLVVLETTVLGGLSYGVLAQGLPRAWRAFWGGALLLAVLLWPLVFPATWAWAVATAAALPGAIWAGARLRGLRPYLPLLWLLGLFAAGALLSGVNTNLWGGLLLTLLITLLTVVLSFPLGLLLALGRTSRLPAIRILATLYIETVRGVPLVSVLFLAWIMVPLFVPEAWRPPQLVRVIAGFTLFAAAYLAEYIRGGLQGVPKGQYEAAWALGLNGFQTAYYIILPQAIRSVIPALIGQVIAIFKDTSLVAIVGLLDLLGIAQSVLANPNYLGLEREVYLFLLVVYFIGAGLMSYASRQLERAMGLGTR
- a CDS encoding amino acid ABC transporter permease, coding for MNRRTIPFWRDARVLNLVVQVLAALFALGLIAFLLFTAYRGMVARGIPFTFSFLGQEAGFTISEGPVLALEDGRLVLRPFKPSDAYWQAFFAGIYNTLRVALVGIVLTTILGVLVGIGRLSSNWLVNRLAFAYVELVRNTPLLVQMFFWYFGAILKFPPVRQASEWFGGLIASQRGIFLPWPVPTDAWPRFEPFLWGGLLLAVGVYLALRRQGWARWSALGALVLAWGVGWLVSGGPLAISEPELGRFRVTGGLTLSPEFSAVLLALVIYTASYIAEIVRGAIQSLPKGQWEAATSLGLTYAQTMRLVILPQAMRIIIPPLGNQYLNLTKNSSLAIAVGYPELFNVYGTIANQSGRSLEGILIVMAAYLSMSLTISALVNWYNRRVTLVGVR